A genomic region of Arcobacter sp. F155 contains the following coding sequences:
- a CDS encoding YbhB/YbcL family Raf kinase inhibitor-like protein, with protein MRKILFAITFIALSLFAENFTLKSSSLKGQLTKAQEFNGFGCSGENISPDLAWENAPKETKSFAVTVYDPDAPTGSGWWHWVVFDIPKDKLSLEKGFGSKEDKEIIQSVTNYGKTGFGGACPPKGDKAHRYIFTVYALDTDKLGLDKNTNPAIVGYYLNTHALAKASLISYYKK; from the coding sequence ATGAGAAAAATATTGTTTGCTATAACTTTTATAGCTCTTAGTCTATTTGCAGAAAACTTCACTTTAAAAAGTAGTTCTTTAAAAGGACAACTAACAAAAGCTCAAGAGTTTAACGGTTTTGGTTGTAGTGGTGAAAATATTTCACCTGATTTGGCTTGGGAAAATGCTCCAAAAGAAACAAAATCTTTTGCTGTTACAGTTTATGACCCAGATGCTCCTACTGGTTCTGGTTGGTGGCATTGGGTAGTATTTGATATTCCAAAAGATAAACTTAGTTTAGAAAAAGGCTTTGGTTCTAAAGAAGATAAAGAGATAATTCAAAGTGTTACAAATTATGGTAAAACTGGTTTTGGTGGAGCTTGTCCTCCCAAAGGTGATAAAGCACATAGATATATTTTTACAGTATATGCTTTAGATACTGATAAACTAGGTTTAGACAAAAATACAAACCCTGCAATTGTAGGTTACTATTTAAATACTCATGCTCTAGCTAAAGCCTCTTTAATCTCTTACTATAAAAAATAA
- a CDS encoding aspartate/glutamate racemase family protein, with protein sequence MKTIGLLGGMSWESTALYYKQINEEVKKQLGGLHSAKVVIYSVDFGEIEKLQHEGKWDETAKILSEAARNIQNASANFLVICTNTMHKVAPTIQENIDIPILHIANATGKKLQEDGIKKVGLLGTAFTMQQDFYKNSIQDNFDIEVIVPNDEDIKIVHEIIYEELCKGEIKESSKKEYLRIIDSLENKGAQGVILGCTEIGMLVSQKDTQTKLFDTTYIHAIEAVNKALN encoded by the coding sequence ATGAAAACTATAGGACTACTTGGTGGAATGAGCTGGGAAAGTACAGCTTTATACTATAAACAAATCAACGAAGAAGTTAAAAAACAACTTGGTGGATTACATAGTGCTAAAGTAGTCATCTATAGTGTAGATTTTGGTGAGATAGAAAAACTTCAACACGAGGGAAAGTGGGATGAAACTGCAAAGATATTAAGCGAAGCTGCTAGAAATATTCAAAATGCAAGTGCCAACTTTCTAGTTATATGTACAAACACTATGCACAAAGTAGCTCCTACTATACAAGAAAATATTGATATTCCTATTTTACATATTGCAAATGCTACTGGAAAAAAACTTCAAGAAGATGGTATTAAAAAAGTAGGACTTTTGGGTACGGCTTTTACTATGCAACAAGATTTTTATAAAAATAGTATACAAGATAATTTTGATATTGAAGTAATTGTTCCCAATGATGAAGATATAAAAATAGTTCATGAAATCATTTATGAAGAGTTATGTAAAGGTGAGATAAAAGAATCATCAAAAAAAGAGTACTTACGAATAATAGACTCACTTGAAAATAAAGGTGCACAAGGTGTTATTTTAGGTTGTACAGAAATAGGAATGTTAGTATCTCAAAAAGATACTCAAACAAAACTATTTGATACAACATATATACATGCAATTGAGGCTGTAAATAAAGCCCTTAATTAA
- a CDS encoding aldo/keto reductase: MPNMIYGTAWKKENTASLVEEALLCGFKAIDTACQPKHYREDLVGIGLENAIKNGIKREDIFIQTKFTPIAGQDRTNMPYEASDDILTQLEKSFYKSKQNLKVDFIDSYLIHSPFAPLEDLIKVYKTMEEFVISGEVGQIGISNCYDINLLAYLYDIAKVKPKVIQNRFYAETSYDKEIREFARQKGIMYQSFWSLTANPQLLKLDEIQTLAKNYKRTVPQIFYKFLNHLGITPLNGTTSKTHMQQDLDIKSFSLEEDEVNSILRYI; this comes from the coding sequence ATGCCAAATATGATTTATGGAACAGCATGGAAAAAAGAGAATACGGCTTCTTTAGTAGAAGAAGCACTTTTGTGTGGTTTCAAAGCTATTGATACTGCTTGTCAACCAAAACACTACAGAGAAGACTTAGTTGGAATAGGGCTTGAAAATGCTATTAAAAATGGTATAAAAAGAGAAGATATTTTTATACAAACAAAGTTCACTCCAATAGCAGGGCAAGATAGAACAAATATGCCATATGAAGCTAGTGATGATATTTTGACTCAACTTGAAAAATCATTTTACAAATCAAAACAAAATCTAAAAGTAGATTTTATAGACTCTTATCTTATTCATTCACCTTTTGCTCCATTAGAAGATTTAATAAAAGTATATAAGACTATGGAAGAGTTTGTTATCTCTGGTGAAGTAGGGCAAATAGGTATTTCAAATTGTTATGACATAAATTTACTTGCCTATCTTTATGATATTGCAAAGGTAAAACCAAAGGTGATACAAAACAGGTTTTATGCTGAAACTTCTTACGATAAAGAAATACGAGAGTTTGCAAGACAAAAAGGTATTATGTATCAAAGTTTTTGGTCACTAACGGCAAATCCTCAGTTACTAAAGCTTGATGAGATACAAACTTTAGCAAAGAACTATAAAAGAACAGTTCCTCAAATATTTTATAAGTTTTTAAATCATCTTGGAATAACTCCACTTAATGGAACTACTTCTAAAACTCATATGCAACAAGACTTAGATATAAAAAGCTTTTCTTTAGAAGAGGATGAGGTAAACTCAATACTTCGATATATATAA
- a CDS encoding YnfA family protein, which translates to MGLEFAIYFLAAFFEILGCYSFWMVFKLQKSSLWLFTGVVSLVFFAYLLTKVNLEFAGRAYAIYGGIYIISSLVWLFLVEKQAFNKWDIIGSLVVFAGICIILFGNQKAISSI; encoded by the coding sequence TTGGGTTTAGAGTTTGCAATATATTTTTTAGCAGCATTTTTTGAAATATTAGGATGTTATAGTTTTTGGATGGTTTTTAAACTTCAAAAATCTTCTTTATGGCTTTTTACAGGTGTTGTCTCTTTAGTTTTTTTTGCCTATTTACTTACAAAAGTAAATTTAGAGTTTGCGGGACGAGCTTATGCTATTTATGGAGGTATTTATATTATCTCTTCTTTGGTTTGGCTATTTTTAGTAGAAAAACAAGCTTTTAATAAATGGGATATTATAGGTTCTTTAGTTGTATTTGCGGGAATTTGTATTATTCTTTTTGGAAATCAAAAAGCTATAAGTAGTATATAA
- a CDS encoding zinc ribbon domain-containing protein YjdM: protein MEQLPNCPKCNSEYTYEDGSLLICPECAHEWSKDAVETEDEDTLVVKDANGTILQDGDDVTVIKDLKVKGSSSGIKVGTKVKGIRLVEGNDGHNIDCKISGVGAIKLKQEFVKKSN, encoded by the coding sequence ATGGAGCAATTACCAAATTGTCCTAAGTGTAATAGTGAATATACTTATGAAGATGGAAGTTTACTAATCTGTCCAGAGTGTGCGCACGAATGGTCAAAAGATGCAGTAGAAACTGAAGATGAAGATACACTAGTAGTAAAAGATGCAAATGGTACGATTTTACAAGATGGAGATGATGTAACAGTTATCAAAGATCTTAAAGTAAAAGGAAGCTCTTCTGGTATTAAAGTTGGTACAAAAGTAAAAGGTATCAGACTTGTAGAAGGAAATGACGGTCACAATATCGACTGTAAGATTTCTGGAGTTGGAGCAATCAAACTAAAACAAGAGTTTGTTAAAAAATCTAACTAA
- a CDS encoding mechanosensitive ion channel family protein has translation MEQMEQEIQSIQKVYNLLIEFFMNYSFQILGAIIILILGFYIGKKVSEAVQRLCDKNNLDVTLTKFIVNAVRFAIIIGAVIIAVGKLGITLTPFIAGIGAASLGAGLALQGTLSNYGAGLSIIITRPFIVGNTITVQDVFGVVEEIKLGYTVLLTEDGEQITVPNKYIIGEVIVNSFDYRIVEATIGVAYDSDMDKTISLILNELNKFDEFISKEAKPQVGIKEFGDSSVNVEYRYWAKTNNYFETQYKVNFAIFETLKKNSIEIPFPIRDVYLHQK, from the coding sequence ATGGAACAAATGGAACAAGAAATCCAATCAATACAAAAGGTATATAATCTTTTAATCGAGTTTTTTATGAATTATAGTTTCCAAATTCTTGGTGCTATAATAATCTTAATACTTGGGTTTTACATAGGTAAAAAAGTATCAGAAGCGGTACAAAGACTTTGTGATAAAAATAATCTAGATGTAACTCTTACAAAATTTATTGTAAATGCTGTTAGATTTGCAATTATAATTGGTGCCGTGATAATTGCAGTTGGAAAACTAGGTATTACCTTAACTCCATTTATTGCTGGTATTGGTGCTGCTTCACTTGGTGCAGGACTTGCTTTACAAGGAACACTGTCAAACTATGGAGCAGGGCTTTCTATTATTATCACTAGACCTTTTATTGTAGGAAATACGATTACAGTACAAGATGTATTTGGAGTTGTAGAAGAGATAAAACTAGGCTATACAGTACTTTTAACAGAGGATGGTGAGCAAATAACAGTTCCAAACAAATATATTATTGGAGAGGTTATTGTTAACTCTTTTGATTATAGAATTGTAGAAGCAACAATTGGTGTTGCCTATGATAGTGACATGGACAAAACTATCTCTTTGATTTTAAATGAGTTAAATAAGTTTGATGAGTTTATCTCTAAAGAAGCTAAACCTCAAGTTGGGATAAAAGAGTTTGGTGACTCTTCTGTAAATGTTGAGTATAGATATTGGGCAAAAACAAACAACTATTTTGAGACACAATACAAAGTAAACTTTGCTATTTTTGAGACTCTAAAGAAAAACTCTATTGAGATTCCTTTCCCTATAAGAGATGTATATTTACATCAAAAATAA
- a CDS encoding helix-turn-helix transcriptional regulator — MNKLMSENFSFFTYIQKEPQHKNEIILSSNSLILVTKGTKILHLENENINVDENHFLFLKSGSYLMSEVLDEYYEAMIFNYDDSVLLEFISKYNITFSKELISEVNILKLKKTAELKILIDSTCDYMRNTAIQNDQLIKLKLEEAFLNILNSSLAKEFKGFLYSIYKNNSFKILLEKHFSYEDNILDLADELKMTPLAFRQKFKEVYNTTPKKWQVLKRLEKAKVLLENTPKNVSEVCIECGFDNLSWFIQAFKKQYNLTPKQIKNNKN, encoded by the coding sequence ATGAATAAACTTATGTCAGAAAACTTTTCTTTTTTTACTTATATACAAAAAGAGCCACAACACAAAAATGAAATTATCCTTTCTTCAAATAGTTTGATTTTAGTAACTAAGGGTACTAAGATATTGCATTTAGAAAATGAAAATATCAATGTGGATGAAAATCATTTTTTATTCTTAAAAAGTGGTTCATATCTTATGAGCGAAGTTTTAGATGAGTATTATGAAGCGATGATTTTCAATTATGATGATTCAGTACTGTTAGAGTTTATCTCTAAATATAATATCACTTTTTCAAAAGAGCTTATATCAGAAGTAAATATTTTAAAGTTAAAGAAAACAGCAGAGTTAAAAATACTTATTGATTCAACTTGTGATTATATGAGAAATACAGCAATACAAAATGACCAACTAATAAAACTAAAACTAGAAGAGGCTTTTTTAAATATTTTGAATAGTTCCCTTGCAAAAGAGTTTAAAGGTTTTTTATACTCTATTTATAAAAATAACTCTTTTAAAATACTTCTTGAAAAACACTTCTCTTATGAGGATAATATCTTAGATTTAGCAGATGAGTTAAAAATGACTCCATTAGCTTTTAGGCAGAAGTTTAAAGAGGTTTATAATACAACTCCTAAAAAATGGCAAGTTCTAAAGAGACTAGAAAAAGCAAAAGTACTTTTAGAAAATACACCTAAAAATGTAAGTGAAGTTTGTATTGAGTGTGGCTTTGATAACTTATCATGGTTTATACAAGCTTTCAAAAAACAATACAACTTAACTCCAAAACAAATAAAAAACAACAAAAATTAG
- a CDS encoding DUF748 domain-containing protein yields the protein MKKNKLALILSSILIIYSILGFVAVPKIVKPIIIDNINANITQKASLEKVSFNPFLLTVSLENLKIQDKEETTFSIDSLTIDFNLFRTISERHLAFQDLQLVNPYIHVIENEDKSFNLEKLVKPSEETTSKEETQASETTEPIKFQIYKTAIQKAKIKFTKLQKDKKPFVVNIKEFNYTFYDMGTFRNILASHSLDILINKHTRLDINGGLRVHPFHMYGNVKLSSLRPSEFLPYKEELFNFKLTDETNIDLAFGYNVDTKKELDIKINNLDFALTNLNIMQNKHSTVYLKALKIQDLNLNYPENNLDIQAFTLEQLNTKIIKDKKEVINLTKLVNIEEEKTSKKTEETKVQTETSKPWKVNLANININNTKVLFDDQKALLSTMIKDINLQGKSLKVNNKDITLEELSLKNSLDFKDTKNKLEVSTLNNSFSVRNISTDTINNQVSYLDLKSQEIKVSDKKSKTYITTKNFDININEVKNKNQDVEISKVSLNRPTILIDDKKTDKKISINKLLIDVNKIKKVGTKVTVDNVKVNEPSFSFKDNKAKTDIQAKDINLLVNKITHNNNELKIVSSSINKPFIAVTLGKQAKKKEEEKKKVAKKTVAKKEKSNFSFDIGPVKIKNAQMVFQDKNLPIPFKTNISKLHGDFSRLHSSSSKPTKLQLEGKVDKYGYTKITGTVDINDIKLLTDTTILFKNIAIKNFTPYSGKFVGREIDSGKLNLDLKYNIRKSNLDAKNSIIISDIKLGKQVQSEDAANLPLDLAIALLENSDGVIDLELPITGNVDDPQFAIAPIVWKVFTNLIVKAISSPFTLLASVLGIEADEIKSIDFEYGNTTIIASEKEALDNIAKILAKKKRLAINVSPSYHQTYDTLAIQDKKFDKFLEKRMKKIVKGDEYKEALEDLFEETFKDKDLDDIEEMFEKTDKKGKKYFDNKAYVEYLRKTLASLQKVSTNELETLAKTRSQNILDYLIKEKKVEKNAIVIDKKTNVQIDEKDKWSTFNLSVSVKK from the coding sequence ATGAAAAAAAATAAATTAGCTTTAATACTATCATCTATATTAATCATCTACTCAATCTTAGGTTTTGTTGCTGTTCCAAAAATAGTTAAACCTATTATTATAGATAATATAAATGCAAATATTACACAAAAAGCAAGCTTAGAAAAAGTATCTTTCAATCCGTTTTTACTTACGGTATCACTGGAAAACCTAAAAATCCAAGATAAGGAAGAAACGACATTTTCTATTGATTCATTGACTATTGATTTCAATCTTTTTAGAACTATTAGTGAAAGACACTTAGCTTTCCAAGATTTACAGTTAGTTAATCCTTATATTCATGTTATTGAAAATGAAGATAAGAGTTTCAACCTAGAAAAACTAGTTAAACCAAGTGAAGAAACTACTTCAAAAGAAGAGACTCAAGCAAGTGAAACAACAGAGCCAATCAAGTTTCAGATTTACAAAACAGCTATTCAAAAAGCTAAAATCAAGTTCACAAAACTACAAAAAGATAAAAAACCTTTTGTAGTAAATATCAAAGAGTTTAACTATACATTCTATGATATGGGTACATTTAGAAATATCTTAGCCTCACATAGTTTAGATATTTTGATAAACAAACACACAAGACTAGATATAAATGGTGGACTTAGAGTTCATCCTTTCCATATGTATGGAAATGTAAAGCTTTCAAGTCTTAGACCAAGTGAGTTTTTACCATATAAAGAAGAGTTATTTAACTTCAAACTAACAGATGAGACAAATATTGATTTAGCTTTTGGATATAACGTAGATACTAAAAAAGAGTTAGATATAAAAATCAATAACCTAGACTTTGCACTTACAAACCTAAATATCATGCAAAACAAACACTCAACGGTATATTTAAAAGCCCTTAAAATACAGGACTTAAATCTTAACTACCCAGAAAATAATTTAGATATTCAAGCTTTCACTTTAGAGCAACTAAACACAAAGATTATCAAAGATAAAAAAGAAGTTATAAACCTTACAAAACTTGTAAATATCGAAGAAGAGAAAACTTCAAAAAAAACAGAAGAAACAAAAGTACAAACTGAAACTTCTAAGCCATGGAAAGTAAACTTAGCTAACATAAATATAAATAATACAAAAGTATTATTTGATGATCAAAAAGCTTTACTTTCAACTATGATAAAAGACATAAACCTTCAAGGGAAAAGTTTAAAAGTTAACAACAAAGATATTACACTAGAAGAACTATCTTTAAAAAACAGTTTAGATTTTAAAGATACAAAAAACAAACTTGAAGTAAGCACTCTAAACAATAGCTTCTCAGTAAGAAACATCTCTACAGATACAATAAACAATCAAGTAAGCTATCTTGATTTAAAATCACAAGAGATAAAAGTATCTGACAAGAAATCAAAAACTTATATCACTACAAAAAACTTTGATATAAATATCAATGAAGTGAAAAATAAAAATCAAGATGTAGAAATATCAAAAGTAAGTCTAAATAGACCAACTATTTTAATTGATGATAAAAAAACAGATAAAAAGATTTCAATAAACAAACTTCTTATTGATGTAAATAAAATCAAAAAAGTAGGTACTAAAGTTACGGTTGATAATGTAAAAGTAAATGAACCAAGCTTTAGCTTTAAGGACAACAAAGCAAAAACTGATATTCAAGCAAAAGATATCAATCTATTAGTAAATAAAATAACTCATAATAACAACGAATTAAAGATTGTCTCATCTTCTATAAACAAACCTTTTATAGCAGTTACACTAGGAAAACAAGCTAAGAAAAAAGAAGAAGAGAAAAAGAAAGTAGCTAAAAAAACAGTTGCTAAAAAAGAGAAAAGCAACTTCTCGTTTGATATTGGTCCAGTTAAAATCAAAAATGCTCAAATGGTATTCCAAGATAAAAACCTACCAATACCATTTAAAACAAATATATCAAAACTACATGGAGACTTTTCAAGACTTCACTCTAGTTCTTCAAAACCAACAAAACTTCAACTTGAAGGAAAAGTTGATAAATATGGTTATACAAAAATCACAGGAACAGTAGATATAAATGATATAAAACTTTTAACTGATACAACTATTTTATTTAAAAATATTGCTATTAAAAACTTCACTCCATACTCTGGAAAGTTTGTGGGAAGAGAGATAGATAGTGGTAAATTAAACCTTGATTTAAAATACAATATTAGAAAATCAAATCTTGATGCAAAGAACTCTATTATAATCAGTGATATAAAACTTGGAAAACAAGTACAAAGTGAAGATGCAGCAAACTTACCACTTGATTTAGCAATTGCTCTTTTAGAAAATAGTGATGGTGTTATTGATTTAGAACTTCCTATTACGGGAAATGTAGATGACCCACAATTTGCTATTGCTCCAATTGTATGGAAAGTATTTACAAACCTAATAGTTAAAGCTATATCTTCACCATTTACACTATTAGCATCAGTTCTTGGAATAGAAGCAGATGAGATTAAAAGTATTGATTTTGAGTATGGAAATACTACAATTATAGCCTCAGAAAAAGAAGCCTTAGATAATATTGCAAAAATTCTTGCAAAGAAGAAAAGACTTGCTATAAATGTATCTCCGTCATATCATCAAACATATGACACCCTTGCAATACAAGATAAAAAGTTTGATAAGTTCTTAGAAAAAAGAATGAAAAAAATAGTAAAAGGTGATGAATACAAAGAAGCACTTGAAGACCTTTTTGAAGAAACATTTAAAGATAAAGATTTAGATGATATAGAAGAGATGTTTGAAAAAACTGATAAAAAAGGTAAAAAATACTTTGATAACAAAGCTTATGTTGAGTATCTAAGAAAAACTCTAGCTAGTCTACAAAAAGTTTCTACAAATGAGCTTGAGACATTAGCTAAAACAAGAAGTCAAAATATTTTAGACTACTTAATCAAAGAGAAAAAAGTAGAAAAAAATGCAATTGTAATTGATAAAAAAACCAATGTACAAATCGATGAAAAAGATAAATGGTCAACATTTAACTTAAGTGTATCAGTAAAAAAGTAA
- a CDS encoding GyrI-like domain-containing protein, whose protein sequence is MKVKYLEKFYVAGITTRTNNEKELNEETAQIPALWDKYAEENIEGKTFNKAKSMAMYGVYNKYESDVNSDYDYTIAVEVTKPKNAITIEKDKYLVFTKNGEFPEVVIEAWKDVWDYFASEACEYERAYNYDFEKYAKEDEIEIYISIK, encoded by the coding sequence ATGAAAGTAAAATATTTAGAAAAATTTTATGTAGCAGGTATTACAACAAGAACAAACAATGAAAAAGAACTAAACGAAGAAACTGCACAGATTCCAGCCTTATGGGATAAATATGCAGAAGAAAACATAGAAGGTAAAACTTTCAATAAAGCAAAATCTATGGCTATGTATGGAGTTTATAACAAATATGAAAGTGATGTAAACTCTGATTATGATTATACTATTGCTGTAGAAGTTACAAAACCTAAAAATGCTATCACTATAGAAAAAGACAAATATTTAGTATTTACAAAAAATGGAGAGTTTCCAGAAGTAGTAATTGAAGCATGGAAAGATGTTTGGGATTACTTTGCATCAGAAGCTTGCGAGTATGAAAGAGCATACAATTATGATTTTGAAAAGTATGCAAAAGAAGATGAGATAGAGATTTATATCTCTATAAAATAA
- the dapE gene encoding succinyl-diaminopimelate desuccinylase, whose protein sequence is MTVIELFQKLLRFKSVTPDDDGAFDFIEEYLGEEWTCINIDREDTKNRFYYKKFNDNPQHLCFAGHIDVVPPGEGWDVDPFAADIIDGVITARGSQDMKSGDAAFLYACKHAQNFDGTLSILMTSDEEGEGTYGTIKALEHLKEIDFIPQYAVVAEPTCEEVFGDAIKVGRRGSINGYITIKGKQGHAAYPEKCINPVHNFAHVLPKIAGHNLDDGDEYFAPSKMVITDIRGGMQVTNVTPNELKLMFNVRNSTNTTRESVEEFINKNLEGLEYDFRTTQGSFPFVTNKESKVVKAMETSIQKILGVTTKHSTAGGTSDARYFGAFGIEAIEFGVINDTIHSVGERTTVKEVEGLTDVYVDLIKNF, encoded by the coding sequence ATGACAGTTATAGAATTATTTCAAAAATTATTAAGGTTTAAATCTGTTACTCCTGATGATGATGGAGCATTTGATTTTATAGAAGAGTATTTAGGTGAGGAATGGACTTGTATAAATATCGATAGAGAAGATACAAAAAATAGATTTTATTATAAAAAGTTTAATGACAATCCACAGCACTTATGTTTTGCAGGACATATTGATGTAGTACCTCCAGGTGAGGGTTGGGATGTTGACCCATTTGCAGCTGATATCATAGATGGTGTGATAACTGCACGTGGATCTCAAGATATGAAAAGTGGGGATGCAGCTTTTTTATATGCTTGTAAACATGCACAAAACTTTGATGGAACACTTTCAATTTTAATGACAAGTGATGAAGAAGGTGAAGGAACTTATGGAACTATCAAAGCCTTAGAACACTTAAAAGAGATTGACTTTATACCTCAATACGCAGTGGTAGCAGAACCAACTTGTGAAGAGGTTTTTGGTGATGCAATCAAAGTAGGTAGACGTGGAAGTATCAATGGATATATCACTATCAAAGGAAAGCAAGGTCATGCTGCATATCCTGAAAAGTGTATAAATCCAGTACATAACTTTGCCCATGTACTTCCTAAAATAGCTGGTCATAATCTTGATGATGGAGATGAATACTTTGCTCCTAGTAAAATGGTAATCACAGATATAAGAGGTGGTATGCAAGTTACAAACGTAACTCCAAATGAGTTAAAACTTATGTTCAATGTAAGAAACTCAACAAATACTACAAGAGAATCAGTAGAAGAGTTTATCAATAAAAATCTTGAAGGTTTAGAGTATGACTTTAGAACTACACAAGGCTCTTTTCCATTTGTTACAAACAAAGAATCAAAAGTAGTAAAAGCTATGGAAACTTCAATCCAAAAGATACTTGGCGTAACTACAAAACACTCAACTGCTGGTGGAACTTCTGATGCTAGATATTTTGGAGCATTTGGAATAGAAGCTATCGAGTTTGGTGTTATCAATGATACTATTCACTCTGTAGGTGAGAGAACAACAGTTAAAGAAGTAGAAGGTTTAACTGATGTTTATGTGGATTTGATTAAGAACTTTTAA